From Passer domesticus isolate bPasDom1 chromosome 8, bPasDom1.hap1, whole genome shotgun sequence, a single genomic window includes:
- the MCMBP gene encoding mini-chromosome maintenance complex-binding protein isoform X2 has protein sequence MVQDMFDPEFYMGVYETVDPNTNARVLHFGKYRDVAECGPQQEIDLNSTQTVTLERQTFYCVPVPGESAWVKEAYISASQARVSPSTSYTPSRHKRSYEEDEDMDLHPSKQKEQHVGSGGDIHGCVEPKRLETEASAGHHVISPNCSPPLDLNFPLPGEKGPACLVKVYEGWESFKVNDVLEVFGVLSVDPVLSIVNSEERDSSSLDPMECMDTAEEQRVHSPPASLVPRIHVILAHKLQHINPLLPACLNEEESKTFVSNFMSELSPVRAELLGFLTHALLGDSLAAEYLILHLISTVYGRRDVLPLGKFTVNLSGCPRSSAFTEHLYRLIQQLVPASYHLRMSIESMNHSRFIPHKDYTANRLVSGLLQLASNTSLVIDETQLEQGQLDTAGVHNVTALGNLITWQKVDYDFNYHRMEFPCNINVLITSEGRSLLPSDCQVHLQPQIIPPNMEEYMSSLLTAVLPSVLNKFRIYLSLLRLLDYSISDEVTKAVEEDFVEMRKNNPESVTADDLHKMLLVARFLSLSAGQTTLSRERWLRAKQLEALRKARLQQQKCVNGNEL, from the exons ATGGTTCAAGACATGTTTGATCCTGAGTTTTACATGGGAGTGTATGAAACAGTTGACCCAAACACAAATGCACGT GTTTTGCATTTTGGTAAATACAGAGATGTGGCAGAATGTGGG CCTCAGCAGGAAATAGATTTGAACTCCACACAAACAGTCACCTTGGAGAGACAGACTTTCTACTGtgttccagtgcctggtgaATCAGCATGGGTGAAGGAA GCCTACATCAGTGCCAGCCAGGCCCGAGTGAGCCCCTCCACCTCCTACACCCCCAGTCGCCACAAGAGGAGctatgaggaggatgaggacaTGGATCTGCATCCCTCCAAGCAGAAGGAGCAGCACGTGG GCAGTGGAGGTGATATCCATGGATGTGTGGAGCCAAAGAGATTAGAAACAGAAGCTTCTGCAGGTCATCATGTCATTTCTCCCAACTGCTCCCCTCCACTTGACCTAAATTTTCCCTTGCCAGGAGAGAAGGGACCAGCATGTCTTGTAAAG GTCTATGAGGGCTGGGAGAGCTTCAAAGTCAATGATGTGCTGGAGGTGTTTGGTGTTCTGTCTGTGGACCCAGTGCTGAGCATAGTGAACAGTGAAGAGAG ggacagctccagcctggatcCCATGGAGTGCATGGACACGGCCGAGGAGCAGAGAGTGCACAGCCCCCCGGCCTCCTTGGTGCCCAGGATCCACGTGATTTTGGCACACAAGTTGCAGCACATTAACCCcttgctgcctgcctgccttaACGAAGAGGAGAGCAAaacct TTGTTTCTAATTTCATGTCTGAGCTGTCACCAGTGAGAGCAGAGTTGCTGGGGTTCCTCACCCATGCCCTCTTGGGAGACAGTTTGGCTGCTGAATACCTGATACTGCATCTCATTTCTACAGT CTATGGCAGACGGGAtgtgcttcctctgggaaaattcACCGTCAACCTGAGCGGCTGTCCCCGGAGCAGCGCCTTCACGGAGCACCTGTACCGCCTCATCCAGCAGCTGGTGCCAGCA TCCTACCACCTCCGCATGAGCATCGAGAGCATGAACCACTCGCGCTTCATCCCCCACAAGGACTACACGGCCAATCGCCTGGTCAgcgggctgctgcagctggccaGCAACACCTCCCTGGTCATCGATGAgacccagctggagcagggacagctggacacagcag GTGTCCATAATGTGACAGCCCTGGGTAACCTGATCACTTGGCAGAAGGTGGATTATGACTTCAATTACCACCGGATGGAATTCCCATGCAACATTAATGTTCTGATCACTTCCGAGGGCCGCTCGCTGCTGCCG TCAGATTGCCAAGTCCACTTACAGCCACAGATAATTCCCCCGAACATGGAGGAGTACATGAGCAGCCTCCTCACTGCGGTGCTGCCCTCCGTGCTGAACAAATTCCGAATTTACCTGAGTTTGTTGAGGCTGCTGGACTACAGTATATCTGATGAGGTGACCAAG GCAGTGGAAGAAGACTTTGTGGAAATGCGCAAGAACAACCCCGAGAGCGTCACGGCCGATGACCTGCACAAAatgctgctggtggccag GTTCCTGTCGCTCAGCGCGGGGCAGACGACGCTGTCCAGGGAGAGGTGGCTGAGAGCAAAGCAGCTGGAGGCACTGCgcaaggccaggctgcagcagcagaaatgtgtCAATGGCAATGAACTTTAA
- the MCMBP gene encoding mini-chromosome maintenance complex-binding protein isoform X1: MPCVGDWLNSPLSIVQGIFAQNAPNSDWEKKVTEYFKEKLKENNATNWVPSLNDVPVHYLKPNSLVKFRCMVQDMFDPEFYMGVYETVDPNTNARVLHFGKYRDVAECGPQQEIDLNSTQTVTLERQTFYCVPVPGESAWVKEAYISASQARVSPSTSYTPSRHKRSYEEDEDMDLHPSKQKEQHVGSGGDIHGCVEPKRLETEASAGHHVISPNCSPPLDLNFPLPGEKGPACLVKVYEGWESFKVNDVLEVFGVLSVDPVLSIVNSEERDSSSLDPMECMDTAEEQRVHSPPASLVPRIHVILAHKLQHINPLLPACLNEEESKTFVSNFMSELSPVRAELLGFLTHALLGDSLAAEYLILHLISTVYGRRDVLPLGKFTVNLSGCPRSSAFTEHLYRLIQQLVPASYHLRMSIESMNHSRFIPHKDYTANRLVSGLLQLASNTSLVIDETQLEQGQLDTAGVHNVTALGNLITWQKVDYDFNYHRMEFPCNINVLITSEGRSLLPSDCQVHLQPQIIPPNMEEYMSSLLTAVLPSVLNKFRIYLSLLRLLDYSISDEVTKAVEEDFVEMRKNNPESVTADDLHKMLLVARFLSLSAGQTTLSRERWLRAKQLEALRKARLQQQKCVNGNEL; this comes from the exons ATGCCGTGCGTGGGCGACTGGCTGAACAGCCCCCTGAGCATCGTGCAGGGCATCTTCG CCCAAAATGCTCCAAACTCTGACTGGGAGAAGAAGGTAACTGAATACTTCaaggagaaattaaaagaaaacaatgcTACTAACTGG GTCCCATCACTGAATGATGTTCCTGTACATTACCTAAAACCCAACAGCTTAGTGAAATTCCGCTGCATGGTTCAAGACATGTTTGATCCTGAGTTTTACATGGGAGTGTATGAAACAGTTGACCCAAACACAAATGCACGT GTTTTGCATTTTGGTAAATACAGAGATGTGGCAGAATGTGGG CCTCAGCAGGAAATAGATTTGAACTCCACACAAACAGTCACCTTGGAGAGACAGACTTTCTACTGtgttccagtgcctggtgaATCAGCATGGGTGAAGGAA GCCTACATCAGTGCCAGCCAGGCCCGAGTGAGCCCCTCCACCTCCTACACCCCCAGTCGCCACAAGAGGAGctatgaggaggatgaggacaTGGATCTGCATCCCTCCAAGCAGAAGGAGCAGCACGTGG GCAGTGGAGGTGATATCCATGGATGTGTGGAGCCAAAGAGATTAGAAACAGAAGCTTCTGCAGGTCATCATGTCATTTCTCCCAACTGCTCCCCTCCACTTGACCTAAATTTTCCCTTGCCAGGAGAGAAGGGACCAGCATGTCTTGTAAAG GTCTATGAGGGCTGGGAGAGCTTCAAAGTCAATGATGTGCTGGAGGTGTTTGGTGTTCTGTCTGTGGACCCAGTGCTGAGCATAGTGAACAGTGAAGAGAG ggacagctccagcctggatcCCATGGAGTGCATGGACACGGCCGAGGAGCAGAGAGTGCACAGCCCCCCGGCCTCCTTGGTGCCCAGGATCCACGTGATTTTGGCACACAAGTTGCAGCACATTAACCCcttgctgcctgcctgccttaACGAAGAGGAGAGCAAaacct TTGTTTCTAATTTCATGTCTGAGCTGTCACCAGTGAGAGCAGAGTTGCTGGGGTTCCTCACCCATGCCCTCTTGGGAGACAGTTTGGCTGCTGAATACCTGATACTGCATCTCATTTCTACAGT CTATGGCAGACGGGAtgtgcttcctctgggaaaattcACCGTCAACCTGAGCGGCTGTCCCCGGAGCAGCGCCTTCACGGAGCACCTGTACCGCCTCATCCAGCAGCTGGTGCCAGCA TCCTACCACCTCCGCATGAGCATCGAGAGCATGAACCACTCGCGCTTCATCCCCCACAAGGACTACACGGCCAATCGCCTGGTCAgcgggctgctgcagctggccaGCAACACCTCCCTGGTCATCGATGAgacccagctggagcagggacagctggacacagcag GTGTCCATAATGTGACAGCCCTGGGTAACCTGATCACTTGGCAGAAGGTGGATTATGACTTCAATTACCACCGGATGGAATTCCCATGCAACATTAATGTTCTGATCACTTCCGAGGGCCGCTCGCTGCTGCCG TCAGATTGCCAAGTCCACTTACAGCCACAGATAATTCCCCCGAACATGGAGGAGTACATGAGCAGCCTCCTCACTGCGGTGCTGCCCTCCGTGCTGAACAAATTCCGAATTTACCTGAGTTTGTTGAGGCTGCTGGACTACAGTATATCTGATGAGGTGACCAAG GCAGTGGAAGAAGACTTTGTGGAAATGCGCAAGAACAACCCCGAGAGCGTCACGGCCGATGACCTGCACAAAatgctgctggtggccag GTTCCTGTCGCTCAGCGCGGGGCAGACGACGCTGTCCAGGGAGAGGTGGCTGAGAGCAAAGCAGCTGGAGGCACTGCgcaaggccaggctgcagcagcagaaatgtgtCAATGGCAATGAACTTTAA